In one Nicotiana sylvestris chromosome 8, ASM39365v2, whole genome shotgun sequence genomic region, the following are encoded:
- the LOC138874588 gene encoding uncharacterized protein: MHCVLLSEIVSNEPDSMTFKVFDRDIKFTRDAFHIITGLKSYSSLDMKGLNEKENRLLRVYFPGKDKIELADLYSFISSRPHGTTSSFAGSDDDALKLATLYFVESVLMGKRKNRNVSEQIMKIVDDDALCASFNWGSLAYETLLKSLKSCLKSNENDVQKEKEKEKDIDSYTLVGFPFAFCVWIMEVLPIFQEKQFVNFKEVGYPRMLCYSEMKSPQFDALCRKYFHNKKVFKLIEVSPFIPVEEEDTQPLCVEEPVSQDRGSRSSSTQFDEGVLKEIVRRLSESFKKDLQAEVTRVNQKIVVSEKRLRTKSRI; the protein is encoded by the exons ATGCACTGTGTATTGCTTTCTGAAATTGTTAGTAATGAACCTGATTCGATGACCTTCAAGGTATTTGACCGCGATATTAAGTTTACTCGTGATGCATTCCATATTATTACTGGTTTGAAGTCTTATTCGTCGCTTGACATGAAAGGTTTAAATGAGAAAGAGAATAGGCTTTTAAGAGTCTATTTCCCTGGAAAGGACAAAATTGAGTTGGCTGATTTGTATAGTTTTATTTCTAGTCGCCCACATGGTACAACTTCATCATTTGCTGGCAGTGATGATGATGCTTTGAAGTTGGCAACACTCTATTTTGTTGAGTCGGTTTTGATGGGCAAGAGGAAAAATAGGAATGTGTCGGAGCAAATAATGAAAATTGTTGACGATGATGCACTTTGCGCTTCCTTCAACTGGGGCTCTCTTGCTTATGAGACGCTATTAAAATCATTGAAGAGTTGCTTGAAATCAAATGAGAATGATGttcagaaggagaaagagaaagaaaaagatattGATAGCTACACTTTAGTTGGCTTTCCTTTTGCGTTTTGTGTCTGGATTATGGAAGTACTTCCTATTTTCCAAGAGAAACAATTTGTGAACTTCAAAGAAGTTGGTTATCCTCGAATGTTATGTTATTCTGAAATGAAGTCTCCACAATTTGATGCTCTTTGTAGAAAATATTTCCATAATAAAAAA GTGTTTAAGTTGATTGAGGTGTCACCCTTTATTCCCGTGGAAGAAGAAGATACACAGCCTCTTTGTGTGGAGGAGCCAGTTTCACAAGATCGAGGCTCAAGGTCTTCTTCCACACAATTTGACGAAGGCGTACTTAAGGAAATTGTTAGA agattatcagagagttttaagaaggatttgcaagcagAAGTTACCAGAGTTAATCAGAAAATTGTTGTATCAGAAAAAAGATTGAGAACGAAATCAAG GATTTAA
- the LOC138874587 gene encoding uncharacterized protein, protein MNMFGKADQMNTDRESSVPIRKYGVDDHCRATERTGIFNQDAGGVERDYMDVHAEGQYEREFRDAHLDDETENVTDIGKEVCGVPEKICRVCGLQSQEDLTSPLGTSVSEIVCKCLEGTYDLSTPLSYKEKFGVQTCASQASEEAGVQYQEKTGLQSQDIGRSEIGSKSIDATCDDDDVAGMILDIANESCQQASKDHGEQLQDKENVEVQEKENAARNILVELSLEKTQEGTAEKTVSPAEENKEDTNDDDLNQYTRKRKRDNIGYDGNVEEELGRGKRNKKLSWQLKSPFDKEGKTVSSKADNQNTLKSSGWIKSTYTRRCIFHYAKEDEKLVKKFIVWLGKEKMRGRKKDILTLLSII, encoded by the exons ATGAACATGTTTGGGAAAGCTGATCAGATGAACACAGATAGAGAATCTAGTGTTCCAATTAGAAAATATGGAGTTGATGATCATTGTCGTGCTACTGAGCGTACTGGCATATTCAACCAAGATGCAGGTGGTGTTGAACGTGATTATATGGATGTGCATGCAGAGGGTCAGTATGAAAGAGAATTTAGAGATGCACATCTAGATGATGAAACTGAAAATGTTACTGATATTGGGAAAG AAGTTTGTGGAGTGCCGGAGAAAATTTGTAGAGTTTGTGGATTGCAATCACAGGAGGATTTAACAAGTCCATTGGGGACAAGTGTCAGCGAGATTGTATGCAAATGCTTAGAAGGAACGTATGATCTCTCTACACCGCtgtcatacaaagaaaaatttggagTTCAAACTTGTGCCAGTCAAG CAAGCGAAGAAGCTGGAGTGCAGTATCAAGAGAAAACTGGACTACAATCTCAAGACATAGGCAGAAGTGAGATTGGTTCCAAATCTATAGATGCAAcatgtgatgatgatgatgtagcTGGAATGATCTTGGATATTGCAAATG AATCTTGTCAACAAGCATCTAAAGATCATGGTGAACAACTGCAAGATAAAGAAAATGTGGAagtgcaagaaaaagaaaatgctgCACGCAATATTTTAGTTGAGTTGTCTCTTGAAAAAACACAAGAAGGTACTGCGGAGAAGACAG tgtcgcCAGCAGAGGAAAACAAAGAGGACACCAATGATGACGATCTTAACCAATAtacaaggaaaagaaagagagacaATATTGGTTATGATG GAAATGTTGAAGAAGAACTTGGTCGAGGTAAAaggaacaagaagttaagctggcAGTTGAAATCTCCTTTTGATAAGGAAGGAAAAACAGTAAGTTCCAAGGCAGACAATCAAAATACTCTGAAGAGTTCAGGTTGGATAAAATCAACCTATACTCGTAGGTGTATTTTTCATTATGCCAAAGAAGATGAAAAATTAGTGAAGAAATTCATTGTGTGGTTGGGCAAGGAGAAAATGAGAGGTCGCAAAAAAGA CATATTGACATTGCTCTCTATTATCTGA
- the LOC104225570 gene encoding uncharacterized protein, with amino-acid sequence MSDIANVDKKTYDYLMEEPPERWARSCSPQRRYDMLTTNIVESMNSVLLEARELPILRMMDFIQVKLQHWFYERRNKAEGTFYDVSCWVEEELKNRIDLAFTLNVFPVDSWRSRVEEEGITFLVDLNKRTCDCFQFQLDELPCIHAIATIEKRNIKKSDFCSHWYLKESWLKTYERQIHHVGHTDSWIVPESVKSQIVKPPDFKVPPGRRQKKRHIPATEPSKITFKCGRCRRIGHNRTACIYSPALHPFSRKHREE; translated from the exons ATGTCAGAtattgcaaatgtagataagaaaACTTATGACTACTTGATGGAAGAACCACCGGAAAGATGGGCACGTTCTTGTAGTCCACAACGAAGATATGACATGCTCACAACAAACATAGTTGAGTCGATGAATTCAGTGCTATTAGAAGCAAGGGAGCTGCCTATACTAAGAATGATGGATTTCATTCAAGTGAAGCTACAACATTGGTtttatgaaagaagaaataaagcaGAAGGAACATTTTATGATGTTTCTTGTTGGGTAGAGGAGGAATTGAAGAACAGAATAGATTTAGCATTTACTTTGAAC GTCTTCCCTGTTGATTCATGGCgttctagagttgaagaagaaggaataaCTTTCTTGGTGGACTTAAACAAAAGAACATGTGATTGTTTTCAATTTCAACTTGATGAATTACCATGCATACATGCAATTGCAACTATCGAGAAGAGAAACATCAAGAAGTCCGACTTTTGTTCGCACTGGTACTTAAAGGAATCTTGGCTGAAAACATATGAAAGACAAATACATCATGTAGGACATACTGATTCATGGATTGTACCAGAGAGTGTTAAGTCACAAATTGTTAAACCTCCAGATTTCAAAGTGCCACCAGGTAGAAGGCAAAAGAAAAGGCATATTCCTGCTACCGAGccatcaaaaataacattcaaATGTGGTCGTTGCAGAAGAATTGGTCATAATAGAACAGCTTGTATATATTCTCCGGCACTCCATCCATTTTCAAGAAAGCATAGAGAAGAGTAG
- the LOC138874712 gene encoding uncharacterized protein, whose product MLRTDSPYLGLALTIHLFLILQGLLYNVCPLFPILLTCRMETICIIVVFNGRWTEDYKYIDHQTKLFLAPESIQFEDFVKQIFELIELDREKFEIVIWFDINLGTSKGMLVSKDLDLHTCIELLKTHSLFKSCRFIVDISERVFASTSNEHANTKTQHDNQERCQQIVEVDMVEAQPLNEEVHQTFDSIQVEGQSIIEIDNEQALGIQVLESAPVIEVVADKTCTQITKRRSNLKQKESPTTILRENASLDQIKVGSVFDKKKSIINYFSNVAIKGHFEFKVVRSSSTRYSLTCNDDRCRWCVRAFRIKDSTLFKIVKLEKKHDCSVNTRKADQRHATSKLISGYIIDNLRDPRFEVTPAFVMAEMQKLHGLDIGYHKAWRAIQHASALIRGSPEENYELLCSYLYMMTSKNPGTYTNIKIDDNNRFLYMFYAYGSSIAGWNHCRPVIAIDATFLKSKYRGVLMISVSKDANNQIFPLAFGIAESENNNSYEWYFSQLRNAIGSRENLIFLSDRHQAIANGIVKVYPESHHGICIYHLEQNLK is encoded by the exons atgttaaggacagacagtccttatctTGGTCTTGCACTTACAATACACCTGTTCTTAATTCTACAAGGATTGCTTTATAACGTATGTCCTTTGTTTCCCATTCTCTTGACTTGTAGGATGGAAACAATATGCATAATAGTTGTTTTTAATGGTAGATGGACTGAAGACTATAAATATATTGATCATCAAACAAAGCTTTTCCTAGCACCTGAGTCAATTCAGTTTGAAGATTTCGTTAAACAGATTTTTGAGCTTATTGAATTGGATAGAGAAAAGTTTGAAATAgtgatatggtttgatatcaaccttggaacaagcaaaggaatgcttgtaTCCAAAGATTTAGATCTTCACACATGTATAGAGTTGCTAAAAACTCATTCACTCTTCAAGAGCTGTCGTTTCATAGTTGATATTTCGGAAAGAGTTTTTGCATCAACAAGCAATGAACATGCCAACACAAaaactcaacatgacaatcaaGAGCGATGCCAACAGATAGTTGAAGtagatatggttgaagctcaaCCATTAAATGAAGAGGTGCATCAAACATTTGAttctattcaagtagaaggacaaAGCATTATAGAGATTGACAACGAACAAGCTTTGGGTATTCAAGTCTTAGAGAGTGCACCGGTAATCGAAGTAGTTGCTGACAAAACCTGCACTCAAATAACTAAACGAagatcaaatttgaaacaaaaagaatccccaactacgATATTAAGAGAAAATGCTTCTTTGGATCAAATAAAAGTCGGATCAGTATTTGACAAGAAGAAGagcataattaattatttttctaatgtaGCAATCAAAGGACATTTTGAATTCAAAGTTGTTAGATCAAGCTCAACAAGATATTCGTTGACATGCAATGATGATAGGTGTCGTTGGTGTGTGCGtgctttcagaattaaagactcAACATTATTCAAGATAGTAAAGCTTGAGAAAAAGCATGACTGCTCTGTTAACACTAGGAAAGCAGATCAAAGGCATGCTACTTCAAAGTTGATTAGTGGTTACATTATCGATAATCTTCGGGACCCAAGATTTGAAGTTACACCAGCTTTTGTCATGGCAGAGATGCAAAAATTGCATGGACTAGACATTGGATATCACAAGGCGTGGCGTGCTATTCAACATGCTTCCGCTTTAATAAGAGGAAGTCCCGAAGAAAATTATGAATTATTGTgttcatacttgtatatgatGACAAGTAAAAACCCGGGAACTTATACTAACATAAAGATAGACGACAACAACAG gtttctttatatgttttacGCATATGGATCATCGATAGCTGGTTGGAATCATTGTAGACCAGTGATTGCTATTGATGCGACTTTTTTGAAGTCAAAATATCGTGGTGTTTTAATGATTTCAGTTTCAAAAGATGCAAATAACCAAATTTTCCCATTAGCCTTTGGAATAGCAGAATCTGAAAACAACAATTCCTATGAGTGGTACTTTAGTCAGCTTCGCAATGCAATTGGGAGCCGTgagaatttgatttttttatcaGACAGGCATCAAGCTATTGCAAATGGCATTGTAAAGGTATATCCTGAAAGCCATCATGGGATTTGCATCTATCATTTGGAGCAGAACCTAAAGTGA